The sequence actgaataaactgtctttttcagtccaatctgtcattaactgaacataaacccagtgtgtccattgactgtcattgattcaactccatgggttttactggggaatcaatgttggagaagatgatggtgtttccatggtaactaaagagcctctgaatgtccaaatatggtcatatctgatgaccatgaaaagatgaagaactgtattttacaccaattattgacatgtattgataggattaatggatcaacaggtgttaaacagtttagatcagtagatggtttaggttaaaggtggacgtttgggtctttaagggttaaaggcggacgtttgtgtctttaagggttaaaggtggacttttgggtctttaagggttaaaggtggacttttgggtctttaagggttaaaggtggacttttgggtctttaagggttaaaggcggacgtttgtgtctttaagggttaaaggtggacttttgggtctttaagggttaaaggtggacttttgggtctttaagggttaaaggcggacgtttgtgtctttaagggttaaaggtggacgtttgggtctttaagagttaaaggcggagatttgggtctttaagggttaaaggcggacgtttgtgtccttaagggttaaaggtggacttttgggtctttaagggttaatgttgaaGTGGAttcaatttgcatttttcataaaAAGTGAAAACATTTGTCCTTTAAAACtgtgtacataaaatataaaaccaCATAAATTATTACATTCACATGTGTTatttacacataaaaacacagtatAATATATTTAGTATTATATATTTTAGTATTATATATTTTCATACACCTTTGTACCATTGTTGAAGGTGTTATCTGGACCTTCATGTGACTACAGTGTCCACTTGCCTACATTTGCTTAAACCTACTGATTCCATGAAGGCAGTTTTCAACTGTGTCTGACCTGGGTGTAACCGGAGGTTCAGCGGCGGCGCTCATGGGAACGTAGTTCTCCTCCGCTTCGTCATCTTCACAGCAAACACTTCCCAGAGGAACCATGCCTTTATTAAACTGACAAAAAGACGTGGGTTTAGACCGTTCGCTGAGGTTGGTCTGAAATGTTCAAGTGTGGGAGGAAAACAGATGCTTTATTTCAGTTTCAACTCACAAAGTAGGTGTTGAAGCTTTCACTGAACTCAAACATACTGGCTCTGTCTGACACAGGCCCAGGGATGAAGACACCAGCAGAACCTGAGGCAGATACAAACAGGACACAATGaccataatgacaaaaaaaaaaaagaaatgaaatgatttTATCAAATGGCTGCAACAGAACAAAGAGTGGAACATTTAAGATCGTCTGAAGACTTTCCATAcccactaggcctgtaacggtccacataccgaactgaaccgtttcagttcacacctgttcggttcggtatacagctgtaccaaaacagcacagtatgttgagaaaaagaaaaagtaactaaagacgttggtcgatgcggaactttaaatccgtgcaagttccacatggacgtattgaaggagtgcacattgacccgaaatacgaaatagcagctgatataaggaaaaaaacaaacaacaaatatgatgtgaacctggaaggaagagacagaagaccctccaccatcagtacagtcctgtttgggatcacttcgggttcaggtgaaagacgatCACCTATGtccagtagttctcaaacacttacactctgtgtctgtctgtctgtctgtgtttctctctctctctctctctctctctctctctctccctctctctctcacacacacacacacacactgtataataaaGGAATAGAATCCAGGTGTCGGACgtttaaagtatgtaaagtttcacattcgtttcacgccagctttagttatggaccgcacccccactaTATTAATGCCACCCCCCAAATCGCActctgcacacatacacatacacatacacatacacacacacacacacacacacatacaaacacacaaggtggcctaaacagtttgtcaactgtcctaaaataaataatttgctctcttgttaatgttgcacctcatgtggaatttttttgttgttgtttttctgcagaatgtgaactgacagaactgtgattagatttttgttgtttgttcaaaactacctttctgggaaaAGTGCACTACTAATGTttgaaatacatttagtaatattatatttattttatttttcatttgatttatagcagcagaattatattattcctgttttctatactctattgtctccaaaaattggggggaaaatgtttaaaaattcataataaatccattaaagacattttgaggggttttctttcttctcataccgaaccgaaaaaaaaaaccaaacaaaccgtgactttcaaaaccgaaaacgtaccgaactgaaaattttgtgtaccgttacaggcctaatacccACTGTATAACACATCAGATAAAGGTCACATATTGTACTCTGACATCAGTGACTCAAAGAAAACCTCCAACACCCATTTTGGGTTCTGACTCTAAGGGTGGTTAAGAaactttttttgcttatttttctgctcaagatgttttgttttttcttttttaaatttctttttctgtttaaagtttgtttacaaaaatgttatttaaaaaaaggtCTCTAGTCTACTGTAACTGAAGAAGTAAATCAGAACAGTCCTGTTCTTACCGGTCTGCATGCATCCTAGTACTGAGACAGTGGTACCCCTCTGtagtcctccagctcctcctgctcctcctcctgctcctcctcctcctcctcctcctcctcctcctcctcctccctccccacACCTGTCCTTGTTCTCTGGCTCCGTTGTGGACCGGGGTAGCATCACAGGTCCTGTACCCATATCTGAACTTTCTCCCTGGGCTGCGATGGCAGGGGGCTTTGGCGGGCGCGGAGGAGGAATCGGGGTGGAGGCGTGGAGCTCCCCCTGGTTTACAGAGGCCACACTGGGGGTGGAGGAGGGGCGGTGAGGGGGGTGTGGCAATGAAGTGGCTGCAGGACGGGGGATCTGGTAGGTACTGGTGGAGGTGAAGGAGTGGGGTTGGTCACTGATGTTTATGGCCACGGGTCGGAGGTGGAAGTCCAGAGAGTGTTTTCTGGGATGAGGTGACGGGTGGCAGCGAAGTCGACCTGGCCCTTtctgggggtcagaggtcaaggtgGTGTCAGGACACGGAGTGAGAGGGCTGGTCATTGCGGTGACAGTCCATGGGGCCGTCCgaaagacagaggaggaggaagaggaggacagagaaggaaggagagagggagaggaggaagaggaggaggtggcagAGGGAGGGCAGAGGTTGTCACTGGAGTTGGTTTCAAGAGAGGTCGAGGAACCTGAGGGAGGCCTGGAGACACAGATGAAGAGCTAAAGGTTAGGACTGAAGGAGCAGTTCACCCACATATAAGAACAGTCCACATACACAGCCATAGGACCGGATTTACTAAAATCGCAAATAACAGGCGAAAATTAGCTTGCTCGcactattgatttgcgtgtcacaggTGATCAGCTCAGATTTCCTGCATAAATGACAAAAGGtgaaagtcttggagaccgccctatttaaaggAGGGTTTAGCATGTGCTACTgtttgtcgtcatggagacagttgGCTGtataaactgctctgggatccaccagcactaatggaacagtgactggaatgatccagacaaaGGAAATGTACCGTTGGAGTAGTTTAGTCAGAGAAGGTACTGATGACTCCTGTGACTGGACCCAGATCAGCCCCTAGAACATCTAGAAGTTCTCCAGTGGCATTGTGGTTAGGACATACATCTGTATTAGTTCATGTAGAAGTTCTCcaatggcattgtgggtaggacataCATCTGTATTAGTTCATGTAGAAGTTCTCcaatggcattgtgggtaggacataCATCTGTATTAGTTCATGTAGAAGTTCTCcaatggcattgtgggtaggacataTGTCTGTATTATTTGTTCTTGGGTCATTCCATTAATGTTGCTGTGATCAGAACCGACTGGTTCTgtgtgttgcctttggttgggcctaagCCCCTCCTCCTCAGCCAGTTTATGGTGAagctgttccagttcaaacctgcctttaagaccagataaatatagatgcaaaatcagccactgcAACCATTTTCAGATTTGGTATATCACATCATAttccaataaataaatatttgcatctactcctcccaataattttgtgcattctggcagaaacgcccatattacatgttcatcagggcaaacacactaaatgggttgtgaaagatattttgtccatttcagaGACACAACCCTCGGTGCGTCTGTTAGTAGATAAACTTCAACCTGTTTTAGCATGAACAGTCAAGTTTGGGCATGTTTTTACACAAACCTTTTGTAAATCCGGCCCTATGTGGTTGCGATTTTGTTGGATAACATGAGATGTTGGTTTGTAACAGTGTCAAaaaacactgttgcccatgaaggtggaaaaaaaaatatttttacccgTTTTCGTGAAGTGATCATGAAACTGTGTTAGATTGTTGATGTTCTCTATCAGTGTATGTGGTTCTCAGTATGTATCCActgcatctggtcaaaggtgatactgatgtgtagaaataggaataaaaggtgtctgaaaacaaaattattccaactttatggggaaCAGTGTATTTAGAAATATACTGACTAGTACTGAGTGGGCAATGAAAGGAAAACATGTCCTGCAATCAATAGAATTTCACAAAGTCAAGAAGcttagaaaatacattttgtaaagAATTTTTTTCCGTTTGAAAACACTAACAGCCCTTGCACTTCCACAGCACTGTTCTACCTTCTACCTTGTTTTGGACCTTCTGGTAGTGGTGGGCGGATCgatctaaatattgatagtatcgataccaagtcgGTATCAGTATCAGATCAATACTAACGTGGTGAGATCAATACTTTAGATGTCTGGGTCTTTGAGGgctgaaggtggatgtttgggtctttaagggttaaaggtggacatttgggtctttaagggctaaaggtgtatatttgggtctttaagggttaagaataTTAAGTCTTTACTGAGtcacatttttattatataatgagcccgttttttccagttttcagtCCAACCACCAGGGGTCGGTCAGAACGTGGGAACCAACTGTGTACACTGGAAATCTGCTCCTTCCATTTACTGTGTTAGTTTGTCTTCACACGTCTCAGACTCTGTATTTAAGATCCTTTGAGCACTAGTTGGACTCCAAACATTGGAATTCACAACCAAAACTGTGCGAAATGATAGCATCTTTCCAGAAGAGAGGGAAATCTGAGTTATTTTGTTGATGTAATGAAGTGTACCATGAAGCCAGCGTGTGGGTGTGATCCAGGCTCAGATACAGCTCTAATCCCTCCCATAGGTTTATGAATGAATTAACCAATGTTTAATGTCATTGTGTGCACATAACGAAATTTTTCTTAGACTTAGTTCTcggataaaaagagaaaatataaaaacactcaagacttAGTGTATCAAGACAGTGTATATAgacagaaatgtaaaatacagtctgtacaGTCCAGTGCAAAACAGTATGTACTGTTAGGATGGAACTGTGTGTAATATTGTGTGCACTGAGCTAGTAATGGTTTAGGCTGTGAACCTGTAACGCTAACGGGTCATGTGACCTCTGTCCAGTTTCCTGTGGCTGCTTCTACATGTGTGTTCGTACCTGGTGTGGCTCTGACAGTTTGATAACCACAGGTAGTCGTCTGCTGAGTTTGCATCGGGCTCCAGGTGCCGCACACTGACCGGGTCATAGGGAGGCGGGACAGACCCTGTTACCGTGCTGATAGTAGCACAGGCACCGGTGGAGGTCACtgtggagatggaggaggaggagatggaaggtctgtctgaaaacaacagacaAAATGACAGTAACATTACTGATCATTTATATCCTCTTACACCAATCAGACATGGGTATTAGAGATTTCAATgtaaaacaaatattattatagttaatagtgcatatatacacacacacacacacacacacacacacacacacacacatatatatatatatatatttcgggtcgggaagcaaaatttacaatgaacatttagttattttttctcagcaggcactacgtcaattgttttgaaaccaaacatatactgatgtcataatcatacctaacactattatccataccttttcagaaacttttgcccatatgagtaatcaggaaagcaaacgtcaaagagtgtgtgatttgctgaatgcgcgcgtcacaccaaaggagatttcaaaaatagttggagtgtccataaagactgtttataatggaaagaagagaatgactatgagcaaaactattaggagaaagtctggaagatactattaaagaagaatgggagaagttgtcacccgaatatttgaggaacacttgcgcaagtttcaggaagcgtgtgaaggcagttattgagaaagaaggaggacacatagaataaaaacattttctattatgtacattttcttgtggcaaataaattcccatgactttcaataaactaactggtcatacactgtctttcaaaccctgcctcaaaatattgtaaattttgcttccccaccctgtgtgtatatatacatatatgtgtgtgtgtgtgtgtgtatactgtatgtcagaagtataactttacatcatcagttatatcttttttttttataaacagttccataaaatagagctcttaagcaaaaaaaatgagcctatttgagaaatgacagaGGAAACTTTAATgtatgacactgatgttcactttggctggATCTGGTCCATTTATGATTTACGTGATAAATTAAATCACCTACATATGCCTCTGAGAGACTACAAATAcagttgttgcttttttttaaatactcttttgtgtaaaattttttgttttgatagggTCTGTTTAGAAGTCGGTGGCTATGAGAGGACAGAAGAAGGTACAAACTAAGTTTGTCATTTTTTGAGACACTTCAGTGTTTTACAGTATTCATATCAGAGTCACCAGCTGGGTTTAAGGACCGTTTTACTAAATCAAACCCATAtttgtccagtttggacccagtccagtttgtccagtttagacccagtccagtttgtccagtttggacacagtccagtttgtccagtttggacacagtccagtttgtccagtttggaCACAGTCCAGTTTgtccttgtaggtgtttccattgaataGTGTTTTGTTCAGTTATGTGTGGTTCTAGTCCAGTCCCGTCTGTCCGcatgtgttcattgtggtccagTCCCGTCTAGttttgttctggttctggtttaagGCAGATGTTTGACTCAGTTGGATCCAAACCTCCATGGTGTTGCCAGtgtagtgtgggttcatctactgctattgcactgaacaaaaccaccaggaccacatgaacagggacaaaaccaccaggaccacatgaacagggacaaaaccactgggaccacatgaacagggacaaaaccaccgggaccacatgaacagggacaaaaccaccaggaccacatgaacagcacaaatcaactccatgggtttacagtTCACTGGTATACTATACTTATAGATCCAAATGACTCCAAAACCACCTCGTGAAAGCAGAAACACTTTTTTGAGATCTTTaacagtttttgtgacatttcagtgtttccattaccacTTTCCtattgcacaatttacattttgcatttttctgagggTAAACCCAACTACTGACCCATATGATGCTACGAGGCCTTTGTCGTCTCTCTTCTTTCGTCCCACTTGTTTTCGCACTCATTCACCAAACTCACGTGTACTTTTCCACATCGGCACATTTCAACTGCGACACAACAAAAGCTGTGAGACATGTGTGGATCTGTAGGTGTGTCTGGGATCTCCTCACCATCATCTGTGGGGCTGAAGCCACAGAGCAGACAGATGGACGACACCCAGCGGTTCATGTCCTCCTCGGACTCGGCCACCAGGTACCAGGTCCTCTCCTCCGTCCTCAGGTCAAACACAAAACTACTCTCCAGTTCTTTCTTGGTGAAGGACAGACCAGCGTCCACCTCAAGGACAGAGGAACAGAGGAACAGTCTTCAGatcttttactgcaaaaaaaccccTCATACTGCACTGTATTAATACTCCACAGGAAGGAAAGGTTCTGTCTGGAAAACATTACCACTGAAggagttctatgtagtattgatattccaaagtctcaccagcagggggacgTCATGTAGAAGGACAcacttatgccgcatttccactacacggAACTGGCtggactcgactcggctcggctcggcttgactcgggtaccaggtactattcctggagatcgtttccattacacgatactaccgactttacaaaacttggacgtcatagcgatgtggtgcgttacttctaTGTCGTAGCtctgagagttgctgataaactcacttgttggtTGGTGCTCCATCAaggtcatgctgaatttttacatctgaatctcctggactgaccatggtgtagttttcaggctgtcatcatgtggattaacctaccgctatatttactgtaaactttcgcatctgttttttgtaaaatggcaggtcacagagacaactctctgaccaatcagtggtctgcagtgtttacatgtcacgttttagtatctggtccccagtagtggaaacatggcattagtTTGACCCAAACCACCAGTGAATCGgtactatgtatccacagactgaatcaaccactgaataaaggataaagTTCATTATTTACAAACATCTGTACTATGACCAGTTTgacacctagggatgggaatcgagaactggttctttttgagaactggatcacagtagctcgattccttggaatcatttgcctgcctgtttaacgattctgcttatcaattccaccttcgttgagcatgcgtgatgacgtcacgtgtacgctgcattgttttggtcagaacgtagccaacatggtgttgaggcagaaagggtctaaaaagaccacaccaggtccactggaacactgtcaaagcttccatttcttcaaaagggtggaatccctccaatatgttcaaacatttgtccacagcatgtgattcatttgattcactacttagtggcgcttgtgaatctagccaCAGAGTGACAatcaggccgtcatccgggcccagttctggttccggtgcgggcaacaaacattgtaccccctaaagtacaagtttccgaaggtaggggaaaggaaatgagttgCACAGCAAcgcgggagacgggcagagtcgaaccggttccacgtagtggaaatgcggtaatagaggaattagtaaagcctcTTCagcttcactttcactgcacacccccccccacccaccccccagctGGAACcaccatcatctgttattattattagtacatactgtgtatgttatattttctggaaatatgaaagacagttaatgcaaacacgcccatttgtactcttttattccatcacccaatgagaatcgaaaaGAGACTCGATAagcaaatcgataatggaatcggaatcgttaaattcttaccgattcccatccctattgacacccctgtactagaacATTTTTGACAGTTACTGCACTGAAAAAGTGATGTGTATATTACATACTTCCGCTGCAGTGGACGTCAACAGTCTTTTGTACTTCAATATAAAGACACACTCACTGTGAAAGACAACTGTGTACTGGGCTTTGGAACCATGTCCTTTGAGCGTTTACCTGTTCACACATGTTCAGGTTGATGGTCCTGATTGGCCGACGTGACTGCTGGTTCTTGTAGTACTGCAGGACATCCGGCTCACCGCTCAGCCGCCCGCTACGCAGCACGAACCAACGCCGCTTCCACGcctgaacagacagacaggtgccACCAAAGGATTACGATTTCATTAGAAACTAAATATGGACAAAATCACATTTCACAACAAGGACCAAATTTCAGCCTCGTTAcataaaaaaatgaagtaaaacaattCATATCAGAATAATTGCAAATAAATTTTCTAATAATCAGTTAATACACCGACAAATTCTCACAGTTGGTTTTGATTTGTATTCTATGTGACCAACAAGTCAAAAATCTATATATAATGTTCAGGTTTTTTATTTGCTGTCCTcattaagggtgtaagaaaatatcagttctgcaatatatcgcgatattttatttcacaatactgtattgatattaaaaagtactgtatcgatatttttaggtatttattcaattgcagatatggcggaggtacatttttgttttttgtttttctttattgtttatattttctttattattattatttaacactgttttatcaaataatggttatttcagtcatcctaaaagcactttttactgtctgagaagcagatgttagttcctttgttggaacaaaaacaatgttctgaactcatagaatatgaacatttgaacagggtcttaaactgtaatgtctgtaaaacataatttaagttttaacacaggaacattttgtgatacagcattagatcctattgtgatcaaataaaaatgtgtttattatttgttcatatttcgggtgtaattcaatttttcaaggaaataataataaaaaaaaagaaacaaacaaaaaaaaaattgcctttttaacagtatcatgatatattgtgatatatcgtatcgcaaTCCTAGTGTttggatttgtatcgtatcaccagattcttgccccCCTACCTCACTGACCTACTTCAGCCCCATGCCCCTTCCCACACCCTCTGATCCTCCTCTGCACATCTCCTCACCCCACCATTAAAAGCCAAGCaccgaacctggggggacagagctttctccattgcagctccaaccctctggagcTCCCTCCCACCCTTTATCCGACACTGCTCCAACCCCAACACCTTCAAATTCCTTttaaaatcccttttaaaaactcatttatttaaaattgctttcaatgtttaatcttaatgtttaatgtttaactgttttatattcgtatacctgccttttgcacctgtttttatctgttttaatatgtctgtttctgtttttatctgctgcatgtaaagtgtctttgagttatatgaaaagcgctacacaaataaaatgtattattattattattattattattattattaataaataatgtcttttaaatgaactttaaaatcacattttatcgctgatgattttaatgtcgattttaattttaatgttaatgtttttatattttaacttcctCTCAtcctaaatgtatttttatgcctctcctgtgatgcttttatattttatgtaaagcactttgaattgtcctgtacattaaatgtgttatagaaataaacttgccttTGGAAAGAATTCTGTTAGAAAAACATAACTCGTTTCTTTATTACCCCTAACCATAAGTCACACTATACAAATGGGAATTCACAGTGCTGGAGGAATCGTAGCTGCCACACTGaacatcatttccacatattctgggaatacccaaaaattaaccattattggaaagaaatacataaagccataaaaatcattcttaatacctacttaccttttgatttcaaaaccatgtatttgggATACATTTCCCCAGAGGTCAAAAGCATAAACAGATACttgcaggaaaaaaaagcaataactaaacaatggatgacacaagaagaaccgacaataaataattggacAGACATAATCATGGGactttataggatggaaagactaacctttACTGTAAgtttgaagatggatttttttgtgcaacactgg comes from Sphaeramia orbicularis chromosome 18, fSphaOr1.1, whole genome shotgun sequence and encodes:
- the LOC115438500 gene encoding GRB2-associated-binding protein 1-like, yielding MSGAGEVVCEGWLRKSPPEKKLRRYAWKRRWFVLRSGRLSGEPDVLQYYKNQQSRRPIRTINLNMCEQVDAGLSFTKKELESSFVFDLRTEERTWYLVAESEEDMNRWVSSICLLCGFSPTDDDRPSISSSSISTVTSTGACATISTVTGSVPPPYDPVSVRHLEPDANSADDYLWLSNCQSHTRPPSGSSTSLETNSSDNLCPPSATSSSSSSPSLLPSLSSSSSSSVFRTAPWTVTAMTSPLTPCPDTTLTSDPQKGPGRLRCHPSPHPRKHSLDFHLRPVAINISDQPHSFTSTSTYQIPRPAATSLPHPPHRPSSTPSVASVNQGELHASTPIPPPRPPKPPAIAAQGESSDMGTGPVMLPRSTTEPENKDRCGEGGGGGGGGGGGGGAGGGAGGAGGLQRGTTVSVLGCMQTGSAGVFIPGPVSDRASMFEFSESFNTYFFNKGMVPLGSVCCEDDEAEENYVPMSAAAEPPVTPRAPPPPPSMSADRAVQGPDENYVPMTPLSSSLPTQPPTAASEQASLGRQVPPPVHMGFRSSPRFNPMSPPGEGEGGADSTPPPIHRNLKPQPRVKPAPLDITPVPQDWQEVPPPVRSPVTRTFTRDLSTHRSVWPSSSHSSSPSSDSDDPDDSYIAMTTSHLSSSAGEPSLRLMLHRASEGGVSSPLLWRGKGVKQVEYLDLDLHTRRSTSVRKKCSPAEDGNGGNEQVGPGEERTRGERARVDYVVVDPKRTKALRNTREAWHDGRMSTEKEK